From Xylocopilactobacillus apis, a single genomic window includes:
- the thrB gene encoding homoserine kinase, whose translation MYKIKVPASSSNLGPGFDTLGIALNLYLTVEIGEETDEWIVEHNNGRYIPTDQHNYIVKTALSISPNLTPHHIIIHSEIPVARGLGSSSSALIAGIVMANLIDDLNLTDEDILNKAVAIEGHPDNVAPIIYGGLVSAMYFHKREELICEKLPTPVWNALAFIPNRKLSTKVSRNVLPDQISYWNGIRTNSASLMLVTALYNRDYRTAFRMMEMDLIHEPYRKELVPELDKIRKLAHTIGIHGTYLSGSGPTILTYGTREKMTKLQSLINQNEEFNGSTRILQVEPNGYSVTNTEEDDDFYFIQDLL comes from the coding sequence ATGTATAAAATTAAAGTCCCCGCCAGCAGTTCAAATCTAGGACCTGGATTTGATACGCTCGGCATTGCATTAAACCTTTATTTAACTGTTGAAATTGGTGAAGAAACTGATGAGTGGATAGTTGAACACAATAACGGACGTTATATTCCAACTGATCAGCATAACTATATTGTGAAAACAGCTCTTTCAATTTCACCAAATCTAACACCTCACCATATCATAATTCATTCAGAAATTCCGGTGGCTCGAGGTCTAGGTTCGTCTTCAAGTGCTTTAATTGCGGGAATTGTTATGGCTAATTTGATTGATGATCTTAATTTAACCGATGAAGATATTCTTAACAAAGCTGTTGCAATTGAAGGACATCCAGACAACGTGGCTCCAATTATTTACGGCGGATTAGTCAGTGCAATGTATTTTCATAAGCGAGAAGAACTAATCTGCGAAAAATTACCGACACCAGTTTGGAACGCCTTAGCTTTTATTCCAAATCGCAAATTATCTACTAAAGTTTCTCGTAACGTTTTACCTGATCAAATTTCATATTGGAATGGAATTAGAACAAATTCTGCTTCTTTAATGTTAGTGACCGCTCTTTATAATCGGGACTATCGCACTGCTTTTCGCATGATGGAAATGGATTTGATTCATGAACCATATCGAAAAGAATTAGTCCCAGAGTTAGATAAAATTCGTAAACTAGCTCATACAATTGGAATTCATGGTACTTATTTATCAGGTTCAGGACCAACAATTTTAACTTATGGAACACGCGAAAAAATGACTAAATTACAATCGTTAATTAACCAAAATGAAGAATTTAACGGATCTACTAGAATCCTTCAAGTCGAACCTAATGGTTATAGCGTGACAAATACTGAAGAAGATGATGATTTCTATTTTATTCAAGATCTTCTATAA
- a CDS encoding 3-phosphoglycerate dehydrogenase family protein gives MYQVKTYNVISQAGLKELDPQEFAINKEEDPDAIILRSENLLKKEFGNNLKAIVRAGAGFNNIPLKQANEKGIAVFNTPGGNANAVKEMVFSMLIMSVRPIYQAIDFAEHNEGSDVSLRTEAKKNSFRGTELKDRTLGVIGLGHVGSKVANLGLSFGMKVIGYDPFIHPDAAWEIDSRVQRAQEISKLLKESDFVTVHIPYNSDNDHFIDEEKLKLMKKSAVLLNYSRNDIVDDKAVIKALDQKSLKFYATDFAASGLYNRDDVLITPHIGGSTREAEHTAARMAVNELKEFMLNGNLINSVNLPNLNEPFTTNYRVAVVHHNIPNMLGQISTIFGNFHINIDRLSNRSKDDLAYTLVEIEDFPMDQKDKFLASMQEVPAIIRTRFLKKK, from the coding sequence ATGTATCAAGTTAAAACGTATAATGTAATTTCGCAGGCAGGTTTAAAAGAACTTGATCCACAAGAATTTGCAATTAATAAAGAAGAAGATCCAGATGCAATTATATTGCGTTCAGAAAATCTGCTTAAAAAAGAGTTTGGTAATAATTTAAAAGCAATTGTTCGTGCCGGAGCGGGATTTAATAATATTCCTCTTAAACAGGCAAATGAGAAGGGCATTGCGGTATTTAATACGCCAGGCGGTAATGCTAATGCAGTGAAAGAAATGGTTTTTTCAATGTTAATAATGTCAGTACGCCCGATTTATCAGGCAATTGATTTTGCTGAACATAATGAAGGCTCTGATGTTTCCTTAAGAACCGAGGCTAAGAAAAATTCTTTTCGTGGAACAGAGCTTAAGGATCGTACGCTCGGAGTAATTGGATTGGGTCATGTGGGCAGTAAAGTTGCAAATTTAGGACTTTCATTTGGCATGAAGGTAATTGGCTATGATCCTTTTATTCATCCTGATGCCGCTTGGGAAATCGACAGTCGAGTACAACGAGCACAGGAAATATCAAAGCTTTTAAAAGAATCAGATTTTGTTACAGTTCATATTCCATACAATTCAGACAATGATCATTTCATTGATGAAGAAAAATTAAAATTAATGAAAAAATCAGCGGTTCTTCTTAATTATTCCCGTAATGATATCGTTGATGATAAGGCAGTGATTAAAGCATTGGATCAAAAGAGCTTGAAATTTTATGCTACGGATTTTGCAGCAAGTGGGCTTTATAATCGTGATGATGTTTTAATTACCCCTCACATTGGGGGTTCTACAAGAGAAGCGGAACATACAGCGGCCCGGATGGCGGTTAATGAGTTAAAAGAGTTTATGTTAAATGGGAATTTGATTAATTCGGTTAATTTACCTAATTTAAATGAGCCTTTTACTACAAATTATCGAGTGGCGGTGGTTCATCATAATATTCCGAATATGCTCGGACAAATCTCAACGATATTTGGGAATTTTCACATTAATATTGATCGATTAAGCAACCGTTCTAAAGATGATCTGGCTTATACTTTAGTTGAAATTGAAGATTTTCCAATGGATCAAAAAGATAAATTCTTGGCATCAATGCAAGAAGTACCGGCAATAATTAGGACTCGTTTTTTAAAAAAGAAGTAA
- the smpB gene encoding SsrA-binding protein SmpB → MKKKKVEDNVLANNRQASHNYSIQDTIEAGIELQGTEIKSVRDGKITLRDGYVSVKNGQATLNNVHISEYKQGNIYNHDPLRPRRLLLHKKEIIRLAKETDQEGMTIVPLKVYLKHGFAKVLLGIAKGKKNYDKRESLKQKELKRELQRTFKLSQI, encoded by the coding sequence ATGAAAAAGAAAAAAGTTGAAGATAACGTTTTAGCTAATAATCGCCAAGCAAGTCATAATTATTCAATTCAAGATACAATTGAAGCCGGAATTGAACTTCAGGGAACTGAAATTAAATCAGTACGTGATGGAAAAATTACCCTTCGAGACGGGTACGTTTCTGTAAAAAATGGGCAGGCCACTCTAAATAATGTTCACATTAGCGAGTATAAACAAGGAAATATTTATAATCATGATCCTTTGCGTCCTCGCAGGTTATTGCTTCATAAAAAAGAAATTATTCGTCTTGCTAAAGAAACAGATCAAGAAGGAATGACCATCGTTCCATTAAAGGTCTATTTAAAACACGGATTTGCAAAAGTTCTTTTAGGAATAGCTAAGGGTAAAAAGAATTACGATAAACGCGAAAGCTTGAAACAAAAAGAACTTAAACGGGAATTGCAACGAACTTTTAAGCTGAGTCAGATATGA
- a CDS encoding M13 family metallopeptidase gives MKRIQDVIGGAGNLLTGPETTVNENLYLNVNGKWLETAEIPADRPRTGGFSDLSEDVEKKLLQDFADFAKDSSKARDPYLKEAVKLYQLAADFTERDRSGAEPAMKDYNFYKEIKDLNDLKSKIKQVVEDGVFALTFWVAPDMKDTAHNLLYVGAPSLLLPDKQYYGTPSEEALMPIFRRMSQNVLASFGESESDADKIIQNTIDFDHLLVPLVKSSEEKADYTATYNPVDFAKFKDQTADFGLGDLISNLAGVTPEKVSLTEPRYFDQLNKVLNEDNFAKFHDWMLLNTAIAATPYLSDQLRIMGGEFGRAITGIREASNQEKSAYRLTNNLFDEVIGIYYGDKYFGSKAREDVKKMIRTMIDVYKKRLNENSWLSKDTIKEAIVKLDAIELKIGYPDQPRKIYQEFKIDPAASLYENVRKISLLMRDDNFKDLNRDVDRTRWAMPGNLVNACYDPQVNDITFPAAILQAPFYSLEQSSSENYGGIGAVIAHEISHAFDNNGAKFDELGNMKNWWTKEDYQEFEKRCQGMIDEFNGIKFGNGTVNGKLVVSENVADQGGLSCALEAAKQDSDVDLKSFFKNWGRIWQTKDSPQLVEMLLASDVHAPGPLRANVQAQNIDDFYKTFNIVKGDGMWLDPDQRVSIW, from the coding sequence GACCAGAGACAACAGTTAATGAAAATCTATACTTAAACGTTAATGGAAAATGGTTAGAAACTGCTGAAATACCAGCAGATCGTCCTCGAACTGGCGGATTTTCAGATTTAAGTGAAGATGTAGAGAAAAAACTTCTTCAAGATTTTGCTGATTTTGCTAAAGATTCTTCTAAGGCGAGGGATCCTTATTTAAAAGAAGCAGTGAAGTTGTATCAACTTGCGGCTGATTTTACTGAGCGTGATCGATCAGGTGCTGAACCAGCAATGAAAGATTACAATTTTTATAAAGAAATTAAAGATCTTAATGATTTAAAATCTAAAATTAAACAAGTTGTAGAAGACGGAGTATTTGCCCTTACTTTTTGGGTTGCACCTGATATGAAAGATACAGCGCATAACTTATTATATGTTGGAGCACCTTCGTTATTACTTCCAGATAAACAATATTATGGGACTCCAAGTGAAGAAGCTTTAATGCCAATTTTTCGTCGGATGAGTCAAAATGTTTTGGCATCTTTTGGTGAGTCTGAATCTGACGCTGATAAAATCATTCAAAACACGATTGACTTTGATCATTTATTAGTTCCGTTAGTTAAATCTTCAGAAGAAAAAGCAGATTACACAGCTACTTATAATCCAGTTGATTTTGCTAAATTTAAAGATCAGACAGCTGATTTTGGTTTAGGTGATTTAATTTCAAATTTGGCTGGAGTAACGCCTGAAAAAGTAAGTTTAACAGAACCACGTTATTTTGATCAGCTTAATAAGGTTTTAAACGAAGACAATTTTGCTAAATTTCACGACTGGATGCTTTTAAATACCGCAATCGCAGCAACTCCTTACTTATCAGATCAGTTAAGAATTATGGGCGGCGAGTTTGGTCGTGCGATAACTGGAATTAGAGAAGCTAGCAATCAAGAGAAGAGCGCGTATCGTTTAACGAATAATCTTTTTGATGAAGTAATTGGCATTTACTATGGTGATAAGTACTTTGGATCTAAAGCCCGTGAAGATGTCAAAAAGATGATCAGAACTATGATTGATGTATACAAGAAGCGTTTAAATGAAAATTCTTGGCTTTCTAAAGATACAATTAAAGAGGCAATTGTTAAATTAGATGCGATTGAGCTGAAGATTGGCTATCCTGATCAGCCTCGAAAAATTTATCAAGAATTTAAAATTGATCCAGCTGCATCTCTTTACGAGAATGTTCGAAAAATTTCTCTTTTAATGCGAGATGATAATTTTAAAGACCTTAACCGGGATGTTGATCGAACTCGTTGGGCAATGCCGGGTAACTTGGTTAACGCTTGTTATGATCCGCAAGTTAATGATATTACATTCCCAGCAGCAATTTTGCAGGCACCATTTTATTCACTTGAACAATCTAGTTCAGAAAATTATGGTGGTATTGGGGCTGTTATTGCTCATGAAATTTCTCATGCATTTGATAATAATGGGGCAAAATTCGATGAATTGGGTAATATGAAAAACTGGTGGACTAAAGAAGATTACCAGGAATTTGAAAAACGCTGTCAAGGTATGATTGATGAGTTCAATGGAATCAAATTTGGCAACGGAACTGTGAACGGTAAACTAGTTGTCAGCGAAAATGTTGCTGATCAGGGTGGATTAAGCTGTGCATTAGAAGCTGCTAAACAAGATTCTGATGTTGATTTAAAGAGTTTCTTCAAAAATTGGGGCCGAATTTGGCAGACTAAAGATTCTCCTCAATTGGTTGAAATGCTTTTAGCTAGTGATGTTCACGCACCAGGGCCTTTAAGAGCAAATGTTCAAGCTCAAAATATAGATGACTTTTATAAGACATTTAATATTGTCAAAGGTGATGGAATGTGGCTTGATCCAGATCAAAGAGTATCTATCTGGTAA
- the secG gene encoding preprotein translocase subunit SecG translates to MRIFQILLIIVSILIVCAVMLQPQKQQDALSALSGGGSDLYNSKKSRGFEAFMERVTWVLGAIFFILSMILVYMSSH, encoded by the coding sequence ATGCGTATTTTTCAGATTTTATTGATTATTGTTTCAATTTTAATCGTTTGTGCTGTAATGTTACAGCCCCAAAAGCAACAGGATGCTTTGAGTGCTTTGTCTGGCGGAGGAAGCGATTTATACAACTCTAAAAAGTCACGTGGATTCGAAGCTTTCATGGAAAGAGTAACTTGGGTCTTAGGAGCTATTTTCTTTATTTTATCCATGATTCTTGTATATATGTCTTCTCATTAG
- the serC gene encoding 3-phosphoserine/phosphohydroxythreonine transaminase — protein sequence MDIYNFGAGPAALPIEVKKQILSDLSKHQDDQLSILEISHRSAEFVSLVNHVEDTCKKIFNLDDDFAVLFLSGGATMQFALTPLNFAVEKKRVAFLNSGQFAERAAEQAEGIKGIKADFLGSTKDDHYQRLPLIPSRIDNLKYDYFHLTVNNTVEGTCYHPDFLPEQFDLPVVADMTSCLGEENFDLNKFQMVIASVQKNLGTAGTTIVLLRKSWAKTANLEIPTIMQYETFINSNSLINTPPVFPIYVTGKMLDWINLNGGIAEMDRLAKERANLLYDFLDSSKIFKASVKKSDRSLANVVFSTGDESKDAQIAMEAQKEGLLSIKGYRSFGGLRVSLYNGMPLEGVKELINFLSRGER from the coding sequence ATGGACATATATAACTTTGGTGCTGGACCAGCAGCCCTGCCTATTGAGGTAAAAAAACAAATCTTATCGGATCTTTCAAAACATCAAGATGATCAATTAAGTATTTTAGAAATCAGTCATCGATCAGCCGAATTTGTTTCGCTGGTCAATCACGTGGAAGATACTTGTAAAAAAATATTTAATTTAGATGATGATTTTGCAGTCCTTTTTCTAAGTGGCGGGGCAACAATGCAGTTTGCATTAACTCCATTAAATTTTGCAGTAGAGAAAAAAAGAGTTGCATTCTTAAACTCAGGTCAATTTGCTGAACGAGCAGCCGAGCAGGCTGAGGGAATCAAAGGCATTAAAGCTGATTTCTTAGGATCTACTAAAGATGATCATTATCAAAGACTGCCGTTAATACCTTCTAGAATCGATAATTTAAAATATGATTACTTTCATTTAACGGTTAATAACACGGTAGAAGGGACCTGCTATCATCCTGATTTTTTACCAGAACAATTTGATCTGCCGGTAGTTGCGGACATGACATCTTGTTTAGGGGAAGAAAACTTTGATCTGAATAAATTTCAGATGGTAATCGCCTCTGTTCAGAAAAATTTAGGTACAGCTGGCACAACTATAGTATTACTTAGAAAATCTTGGGCGAAAACAGCTAATTTAGAAATTCCAACCATTATGCAGTACGAAACTTTTATTAATTCTAATTCATTGATTAATACTCCTCCAGTTTTTCCGATTTATGTAACTGGTAAAATGTTAGATTGGATTAATCTAAATGGCGGAATTGCTGAGATGGATCGATTAGCTAAAGAACGAGCAAATCTTTTATATGATTTTCTAGATAGTTCTAAGATATTTAAAGCGTCAGTTAAGAAATCTGATCGCTCACTAGCAAATGTCGTTTTTTCTACGGGGGATGAATCTAAAGATGCCCAAATTGCAATGGAAGCTCAAAAAGAAGGATTGCTTTCAATTAAGGGGTATCGAAGTTTTGGTGGCTTAAGAGTTTCTTTATATAATGGAATGCCCTTAGAAGGTGTCAAAGAATTAATTAACTTTTTAAGTAGGGGAGAAAGGTAA
- a CDS encoding amino acid permease, with translation MSLWGSITQKADINQYLKKDTQFQQTLKAKDLLALGIGAVIGTGVFILPGTVAATTSGPGVILSFLIAAIVCAAAAMCYAEFSSAIPIAGSAYSYGNIIFGQLVGWIIGWALVLEYMLAVATVSVSFSAYFNAFLKGFNIYLPKSISGPLDPSHSTYINLVAVLIVCMIALMLSRGVSSSMKINDWMVIVKIAIIVIFVAVGLFYIKPKNWTPFFPYGLKGVNTGAATVFFAYLGFDAVSSSAPEVKNPQRNMPIGIIGTLVIATVLYMSVATVLTGMMPFKKLNVADPAAFALQHYHLNWAAGIISVGALAGMFTMMVTMIYSSSRLVYAISRDGLLPNFLGEINSSHLPNNSLIAVSIIIALMGGFVNLNQLAELVNIGTLIAFTFVSLGIIPLRQRKDIVNKGFKVPLYPVLPIISFILCLYLMTKLKLVTWIAALIWFVIGLIIYFTYGIHHSKG, from the coding sequence ATGTCATTATGGGGTAGCATTACCCAAAAAGCTGATATTAATCAATATCTAAAAAAAGATACTCAATTTCAGCAGACTTTAAAAGCAAAAGATCTATTAGCCTTAGGAATTGGGGCGGTAATTGGGACTGGTGTTTTTATTTTGCCCGGTACAGTTGCTGCAACTACCAGTGGTCCTGGTGTAATTTTAAGCTTTCTTATCGCTGCAATAGTTTGTGCTGCAGCTGCCATGTGTTATGCGGAATTTTCATCAGCCATTCCAATTGCTGGAAGTGCATATTCGTATGGCAATATTATTTTTGGTCAATTAGTTGGCTGGATTATTGGCTGGGCTTTAGTTTTAGAATATATGCTGGCAGTTGCAACAGTATCTGTAAGTTTTTCGGCGTATTTTAATGCTTTTTTAAAAGGATTTAATATTTACCTTCCAAAATCAATATCTGGTCCGTTAGATCCGTCCCATAGTACGTATATTAATCTGGTCGCAGTTTTAATTGTTTGTATGATTGCTTTGATGCTTTCTAGAGGCGTAAGTTCTTCAATGAAAATTAATGATTGGATGGTTATTGTAAAAATTGCAATTATTGTCATTTTTGTTGCGGTAGGATTATTTTATATTAAGCCTAAAAATTGGACTCCTTTTTTCCCTTATGGATTAAAAGGGGTTAATACGGGTGCAGCTACAGTATTTTTTGCTTATTTGGGATTTGATGCAGTTTCATCTTCTGCACCAGAAGTAAAAAATCCTCAACGAAATATGCCGATTGGGATTATTGGGACTTTAGTGATTGCCACAGTTTTATACATGAGTGTTGCCACAGTTTTAACCGGAATGATGCCGTTTAAAAAATTAAACGTGGCTGATCCGGCAGCTTTTGCTTTACAGCATTATCATTTAAATTGGGCAGCTGGGATTATTTCAGTTGGGGCACTGGCTGGAATGTTTACCATGATGGTCACAATGATTTACAGCAGCTCGCGATTAGTTTATGCAATTAGCCGTGACGGTTTACTGCCTAACTTTTTAGGTGAAATTAATAGCTCTCACTTACCTAACAATAGTTTAATCGCAGTTTCAATTATTATTGCTTTGATGGGAGGCTTCGTTAATTTAAATCAATTAGCTGAATTGGTGAATATTGGAACGCTGATTGCTTTTACTTTTGTATCACTAGGAATAATACCGTTAAGACAACGTAAAGATATTGTAAATAAAGGATTTAAGGTTCCACTTTATCCGGTTTTGCCAATTATTTCGTTTATTTTATGTCTTTACTTAATGACAAAATTAAAATTAGTTACTTGGATAGCAGCTCTGATTTGGTTTGTTATTGGTTTAATAATTTATTTTACATATGGAATTCATCACAGCAAAGGGTGA
- a CDS encoding YhdH/YhfP family quinone oxidoreductase — MEKFNALVVRKQGSKVTCQMEQVNECMLGEGELLIKVMYSSLNYKDMLSFQTSGGIIRNYPMIPGIDLSGIVQKSTDFRFKIGQEVLVTGKGLGVSHPGGFSEYAKVPADWVVPLPDNLSLRESMVYGTAGLTAGLSINALEENGLNRDLNQSILVTGATGGVGSIGLKILSKIGFQNLTAIVRKKNQIDIAKKLGANRVILLKEFNFSKHLLAEQKFDYLLDTVGGDLLSRLLPYMSYQGRVSLCGNVGGVELNTTVFPFILRGVNLLGIDSVQISVEKRNLIWNKLANDWKVTNSLLINEVEINNLSDSIESLKEGHHLGRTIVKIS; from the coding sequence GTGGAAAAATTTAATGCTCTAGTTGTAAGAAAGCAAGGATCAAAAGTTACATGTCAGATGGAACAAGTAAATGAATGCATGTTGGGAGAGGGGGAACTATTAATTAAAGTGATGTATTCATCGCTGAATTATAAAGATATGTTATCTTTTCAAACAAGCGGTGGAATTATTCGTAATTATCCAATGATTCCTGGGATTGATTTAAGCGGAATAGTCCAAAAATCAACGGATTTTCGTTTTAAAATTGGGCAGGAAGTTTTGGTAACGGGTAAAGGGTTAGGGGTTAGCCATCCGGGTGGATTTTCTGAGTATGCGAAAGTTCCTGCAGATTGGGTGGTTCCATTGCCAGATAACTTATCTCTTAGGGAATCCATGGTTTATGGAACAGCAGGCTTGACAGCTGGCCTTTCAATTAATGCATTAGAAGAAAATGGCCTTAATAGAGACTTAAATCAATCGATATTGGTTACAGGTGCAACTGGTGGTGTCGGAAGTATTGGACTTAAGATTTTATCCAAGATTGGCTTTCAAAATTTAACGGCTATCGTAAGAAAGAAAAATCAGATTGATATTGCAAAAAAGTTAGGAGCTAATAGGGTGATTTTATTGAAAGAATTTAATTTTTCCAAACATTTATTAGCGGAGCAGAAATTTGACTATCTTTTGGATACAGTAGGTGGAGATTTGCTTTCCCGCCTGCTGCCATATATGTCCTATCAAGGAAGGGTATCATTATGTGGAAACGTTGGCGGAGTTGAATTAAATACAACGGTATTTCCGTTTATTTTACGGGGAGTTAATCTTTTAGGGATTGATTCAGTTCAAATTTCTGTTGAAAAAAGAAATTTAATTTGGAATAAATTGGCTAACGATTGGAAAGTTACAAATTCCCTTTTGATTAATGAAGTTGAAATTAATAATCTCTCAGACTCAATAGAGTCATTAAAAGAAGGGCATCATCTAGGCCGTACAATTGTTAAAATTAGTTAA
- the rnr gene encoding ribonuclease R, whose amino-acid sequence MNEKQILDKLKAVSQNEEDKVISLTEIGLSENNEQKVIKHLVVQRKIYLLDPDHVVLTTDANNLKGVFKGTDKGFGFVDLDGVEFSVFIPPSKTRYALTGDEVAIVITTSADLDSNRGATGFVGKIIHRTKTEIIGEYIPTTDPKRLAQGYVGCLRPLDNKLSKIPLYLRDPNEEIKLHDIVVATITDYPSRKHPDSFTGVKKEVLGSKDAPGIDVLSVLKGYDLPLEFPDDVQKQINQVPDEVQDNDRACRKDLTDEIVVTIDGDDSKDFDDAVGLKQLENGHYLLGVHIADVASYVHEGSALDQEAYKRGTSTYLVGEVVPMLPFKLSNGICSLNPDVDRLTMTCEMEIDGDGKVLNHQIFPSVIRSKGRLTYNLVNDTFEGKKVPDNYEKLRSTLEKMRDLHLILNEMRIKRGAIEFEEREPQIVLDQQGHPVDIKIRERKDAEKMIESFMLAANETVAKDYYDRHLPFLYRVHEVPDEEKISDFLTFANTLGLKRTPGLDPKSPKVMQSILEQAKGTNDEQIVITKMLRSMKQAHYAREPLGHYGIGAKYYSHFTSPIRRYPDLISHRLIHEYLTRKDELMAKPQELSDKIDAIADQSSVRERVSVDVERDVLDLKKAEYMADKIGQVFDGVIGSAVSFGLFISLPNTVEGLVHISTLKDDYYNFSEDLLALVGEKSRKMYRVGQPVRVKLVNVNVDLHQVDFELTSDNQGVPAPEFEGVSDFTHSEGRHFIKANEKEKS is encoded by the coding sequence ATGAACGAAAAACAAATTTTAGATAAATTAAAAGCAGTAAGTCAGAATGAAGAAGATAAAGTAATTTCTTTAACTGAAATAGGCTTATCAGAAAATAATGAACAAAAAGTGATTAAACATTTAGTAGTTCAGAGAAAAATTTATCTTTTAGATCCTGATCATGTAGTTTTAACTACTGATGCAAATAATTTAAAGGGAGTTTTTAAAGGAACTGATAAAGGATTCGGATTCGTTGATCTGGATGGAGTCGAATTTTCAGTTTTTATTCCGCCGAGTAAAACACGCTATGCTTTAACTGGTGATGAAGTCGCAATTGTAATTACTACATCTGCTGACCTAGATTCAAACAGAGGAGCAACGGGTTTTGTTGGGAAAATAATTCATCGCACTAAAACGGAAATTATTGGCGAATACATTCCAACGACTGACCCTAAGCGTCTTGCTCAAGGATACGTTGGATGTCTACGACCGCTTGATAATAAATTAAGTAAAATTCCGCTTTATTTGCGCGATCCAAATGAAGAAATTAAACTGCATGATATTGTTGTTGCAACAATCACTGATTATCCGAGCCGAAAACACCCAGATTCTTTTACTGGAGTCAAAAAAGAAGTTTTAGGTTCTAAGGATGCTCCAGGAATTGATGTTCTTAGTGTTTTAAAAGGATATGATTTACCACTAGAATTTCCTGACGATGTTCAAAAACAAATAAATCAAGTTCCTGATGAAGTCCAAGATAACGATCGAGCATGCAGGAAAGATCTTACTGACGAAATAGTCGTGACGATTGATGGCGATGATTCAAAAGATTTTGACGATGCGGTTGGCCTTAAGCAGTTAGAAAATGGACATTACTTATTAGGCGTTCATATTGCCGATGTAGCTAGTTATGTCCATGAAGGCAGTGCTCTTGATCAAGAAGCATATAAAAGAGGAACTAGTACTTATTTAGTTGGTGAAGTTGTTCCAATGCTTCCGTTTAAACTATCTAATGGTATTTGTTCACTTAACCCTGACGTTGATAGATTGACGATGACTTGTGAAATGGAAATCGACGGTGATGGTAAAGTATTAAATCATCAGATTTTTCCGTCAGTAATTCGTTCAAAAGGGCGTTTAACTTATAATTTGGTTAACGATACCTTTGAAGGGAAAAAAGTGCCGGATAATTATGAAAAATTACGGTCCACTTTAGAGAAAATGCGTGATCTTCATTTAATTTTAAATGAAATGAGAATTAAACGAGGCGCAATCGAGTTTGAGGAAAGAGAACCTCAAATTGTTCTCGATCAACAAGGCCATCCGGTCGATATTAAAATCCGTGAGCGTAAAGACGCCGAAAAAATGATTGAATCATTTATGTTGGCTGCTAATGAAACAGTTGCTAAAGATTACTATGACCGTCATTTACCATTTCTATATCGGGTTCATGAAGTGCCGGATGAAGAAAAGATTAGCGATTTTTTGACTTTTGCTAATACGCTTGGTTTAAAACGAACTCCTGGACTGGATCCTAAATCGCCAAAAGTAATGCAGTCGATTTTGGAGCAGGCAAAAGGAACTAATGATGAGCAGATTGTCATTACCAAAATGCTTCGATCAATGAAACAGGCTCATTATGCTCGTGAGCCTTTAGGACATTATGGTATTGGTGCTAAATATTATTCCCATTTTACGTCACCAATCAGGCGGTACCCAGATTTAATCTCGCATCGTTTAATTCATGAATATTTAACAAGAAAAGACGAATTAATGGCTAAACCGCAGGAACTGTCTGATAAGATAGACGCAATTGCAGATCAATCTTCAGTTCGCGAACGAGTTTCAGTCGATGTTGAACGTGATGTTCTGGATCTTAAGAAAGCTGAATATATGGCAGATAAAATTGGGCAAGTATTTGACGGAGTTATTGGCTCAGCTGTTAGTTTTGGACTTTTTATCAGTCTGCCTAATACAGTTGAAGGATTGGTTCATATTTCAACTCTTAAAGATGATTATTACAATTTTTCTGAAGATTTATTAGCACTAGTTGGAGAAAAATCACGCAAAATGTATCGAGTTGGTCAGCCAGTTAGGGTTAAACTAGTTAATGTTAATGTTGATCTACATCAGGTTGATTTTGAGCTTACTAGTGATAATCAGGGTGTTCCAGCACCAGAATTTGAAGGAGTAAGTGATTTCACTCATTCAGAGGGACGTCATTTTATTAAAGCTAATGAAAAAGAAAAAAGTTGA